Part of the Mangifera indica cultivar Alphonso chromosome 4, CATAS_Mindica_2.1, whole genome shotgun sequence genome, GTAGTCGATAGAATCTCCTATTTGCATAGTGAGTGATCCAGATAGATATCCACTAATTTTTGTCTCAtttgcattattattattactttatctttttgGAATCACTTAAAAATGCCACGTGGCCATTTTCTCACCACCGACGTACAATGACGACACGACCAATATAGAGCGGCCTCTGCGCCACTACCACAGGCCACTCggggaaataaaaaatactcaaGAAGAGGGAAAATGGCTACTGACGGCGATGTAGTGGTGGTGAATCCGAAACCACAGAACGGACTTACTTCTAAAGTGATCGATTTTGTTGAGAGCTTGATCGTCAAGTTTATGTACGATACTTCGCAGCCTCGCCACTATCTCTCCGGTAACTTTGCTCCGGTATCTGAAGAAACTCCTCCTACTAAAAGCCTCACCGTCATCGGTCATCTCCCGGTAGTGTACAGTATACACTACACTCGTATTTtctgaaataatttatcatttctaTTTACTTCGTAGTTTCTATATTTGgattcaaaatttgatgaataaatgCTAGTTAGAATTTTTTGCTTGTGTATTTGTAGTAATAGCATATCTGAGTTTTATTTAGGCCGTGTTTGGATGAGTACCAGTGCATTTAGTTACAGAAAGTTATAgagaaaattgtttttcaagAATTTATAGTTAATATACGTGgaaatatgttttttcttttaggaTTGCTTGAATGGGGAGTTTGTTCGTGTTGGTCCAAATCCAAAGTTCTCTCCGGTTGCTGGATATCACTGGtactaaaataaagaaatgatgttctatatatatgatatatttatgaaCATGTTAGCTAGTTACCATTGATTGAAATATTCATGTAGTGTTAAGTAACTCTCCTAGTTGTTTGCTTTGCAGGTTTGATGGAGATGGGTGCGTGAATTTCTGTTTCTTTATAGCAAGATTTGCAACATTACTTCATTTCAGTCTTAGTTTCAAGGAAGggaaaaatatatgttattattgcTTTTTAAGTGTTGGAATGTCAATTATGTGAGGTTGatgtaaattgatatttcagACCTGGTGGTAAAGGCTTTTTATATTGTTCAATTCAACACAATGTTAATTGTAAATCAATGAATTTGCAGCATGATTCATGGTCTGCGCATCAAAGATGGAAAGGCAACTTATGTCTCACGTTTTGTGAGAACATCACGACTTAAACAGGAAGAATTTTTTGGAGGTGCTAAATTTATGAAGGTACATTGGTTGttgagactcaaataaagaagagtcccacatctaataaacttaagtaaaatgagtggtatataagtgttgtggattggaccttaacataagccaattggttttgtgtatcatgggtttcaatctacacacttgtaagctcaatatatatttccgacatggtatcagagcgcgagccaaacggcgggtttaacagcctaagtgttcctggatacaagtgacaatgcacccagCCAAAAATCGGCTGAGCCGAAAGGCAGGTCTAATAacctaggtgcttgcacttaagcgggggtgttgagactcaaataaagaagagtcccacatctaataaacttaagtaaaatgagtggtatataagtgttgtggattggaccttaacataagccaattggttttgtgtatcatgggtttcaatctacacacttgtaagctcaatatatatttccgacattggtgaactatgcctgtgactttaaaaaaaaaaaacaaaatttaaataagttgCATAATCTAAATTAGACAGGAAATTATGCCTTGTGAAGTTATGGAATTAGCCATATTTTCTGTTTCCCTGAGCTGCTTTTGTAGAAATAACTGTTTGGAGAAGTTTAGTTTGGAGCCATTATTTTAATGCTTCTTAATGTGACCTTTCTGCAGGTTGGAGACCTTAAGGGGCTATTTGGATTGCTCATGGTTAACATGCAAATGCTTCGAGCTAAACTGAAAGTATTGGATGTTTCATATGGAACTGGAACAGGTTAAGTTTGGTTTGTATGCTATGTTGTCAAATTTCTAAATTGTTCACTGAGCTGAAGAATTGTGCACCTGTCATAAACACTTTGAGATGCAGTTTCAAAAACATTGTTTGTTCTGTTGACTTCATTCATTGTAGTCATGTTACTGTATTCTGTGCTTAATGTTAGTCCTGAGGTGGTTATTGCTACTGCCTGTCTGAGTAAACCCCATGTACAGGTCCTAAATAGTACAAAGCATAAACATGACCTAgtgattgaatttaaaatgattattctCTCCTTGTACCCAATTTGATTAAGAATATGCCTAAATAGATCTTCAGTATTGGGGTATGAAACTCCAGAGAGATCAGATATGTGCCCCTTTTTCAGTAGATTTATCCGGTGCATGTTTATTCTTTTGAAAACTGAGTGCAAGGTAACTAACTGTCTGTCATTCTCTTCCAGGTAATACAGCTCTCATTTATCACCATGGGAAACTTCTAGCACTTCAAGAGGCAGACAAACCTTGTAAGATTGTATACCTTCTCTGTTCTTACATTTCAGAAAAGATTCAAAGGTGCAATGGAGATagaaatcatttatatatttgtctGTTATTGCCGTTTCTCACTTGCATTTCTGTATGTTTCAAAATTGATCCCGCATTAAGCACTTTGAATGAATCTAGCCCTAGTTATGTAGAAAAAAGCCAAAAAGATAGATATATAAGGAAAGGGTATTAGTTTGAATTAGAACTCTTTTGCTGGGAATTAGTTTCATGTCTATTTAATCATGCAGACGCCATCAAAGTATTGGAAGATGGAGATCTGCAGACACTTGGCATGCTGGATTATGACAAAAGATTGCAACATTCCTTTACTGCCCATCCAAAGGTTGATCCATACACTGGTAAACCCAATGCTCTTTAAGAGGCCTAGATAACCAGCTTCACTgaggaataaaaaaatatccttttgatttatgagaTTTATGCATTTAGGTGAGATGTTTACCTTTGGATATTCGCATACACCTCCATACATCACATACAGAGTTATTTCAAAGGATGGTTTCATGCATGATCCCGTGCCAATAACAATATCAGATCCCATCATGATGCATGACTTTGCTATTACGGAGAATTATGCAATTTTCATGGATCTTCCTCTGTATTTCAGGCCAAAGGTATAGTAATTGCAAATTTTCGAATTTCTCACtgttttttaaaccttaatataaaattaccgTTGGTTGGTTATCTAGCTTAAGATGAATGATGTGTACTTTAGATGATTAATGGCTTCTGATCTTTTTACTATTATGATTGTGATTGACTCACATAATGTGAATAGTGGCTTGATATGTTTTAGTTGTTTCATTTTTCAGGAAATGGTGAAAGAAAACAAGCTGATATTCACATTCGATGCAACAAAGAAAGCTCGTTTTGGTGTACTTCCTCGATATGCAAAGAATGAGGCTCAAATAAGATGGTTTGAGCTTCCAAATTGCTTCATATTCCATAATGGTGAGTCAGCCTTTatattctttcttattttttatttttttatttttttacaatatttatgtGACAAAGATTGGtctctgataatttttttaatgttggaCAAGGTTCACttttaagtttcaatttttcttttttaatgatgAATCCTGGTTTTTGGACATAGcatactatatatttatatggttatgGTGATCTTTTGGAGATTAATGCGAAGCTCTCTACCCCTACCAAATTTTGCCATCTTCTTTAACATATTTACTGTCACTGTAAATATGCATATAGCTTGGCTcaatttccattaaaaatttttatataatgatcATGAATCTTACTTTTGGATTCATCAGAAAGAAAACTCTAGGGGAGCTCTATATCTAATAGTTTCTTTTCTTGGTATTCTGTATATATGTGTTTGTTGCTTTATGAAGATAACGCTTTAAGTTTATCCAATCTCTTGCATTCTGATTCTTTGATAACTACCTTCTACCAGCCAATGCTtgggaggaggaggaggaagtTGTTCTGATCACCTGCCGCCTGGAGAATCCAGATCTGGACATGGTCAATGGGACTGTCAAAGAAAAGCTTGAAAATTTCGCAAATGAACTGTAGGAGAGCTCGGAACTacttttaaatttgtaaaaatccTTTTACTGCTAAGGTATTTctgattgttttattattaatttttttttcccctcatcAGTTATGAGATGAGATTCAACTTGAAAACTGGTCTAGCTTCACAAAAGAAATTATCAGCACCTGCTGTTGACTTTCCCAGGGTTAATGAGAGCTACACTGGCAGGTATTCATCTATCTACCTATGGTTCTAGACAAAAACTCAGAAATGTGATAGTTTTGAAGGAAAATGTTGTATTGTGTTATTTTGCTTTGATTCGtgatattcaattcaatttcaagttcattttttttatcttttaagttttctttttgggagtgctaaatttattttaaccaAGAATTGCATTTTCACCAAAATTTGACCTGCCATTTATCTTGTGCAAATATAGGAAACAAAGATATGTTTATGGGACCATTCTAGACAGTATTGCTAAGGTTACAGGGgttatcaaatttgatttgcaTGCTGAACCAGAGGCTGGAAAGACAAAGCTTGAAGTTGGAGGAAATGTTAAAGGTATCTTCGACCTGGGCCCAGGTAGATTTGGTTCAGAGGCTATTTTTGTCCCTCGAGAGCCTGGTACCTCTTCTGAAGAAGATGACGGCTACTTAATTTTCTTTGTACATGATGAAAAGACCGGGTAATTCTCATCTTCTCTCTACTACTAACATGTATTACATAATTAGACATGTGGTTTCTTTCCAAAGACTACAACTCACTGGATGTAACCAGTGGCGGTATTTCACAATGCCCTGCCCTGTAACTGAGTGTCTGTTACTGATTGGAACTGTTATGGATATCAAAACCTCAAACCATTAAAGCATTCTTCTTTAGAATATGCACATGTAGATTCCATAATTGCTTCTTTGCATTCTTCAACTACCCCATTAGTGGTTGTAATCCCGCTATAGTGTTTTCTCTCATAAGCTGGGTAGACTATGCTTACATGACTTTTTCTCTTTCGGATGTCCCTgagtttttttccctttctctctctttgcGCAGAAAGTCACGGGTGAATGTAATTGATGCAAAAACAATGTCGCCAGATCCTGTTGCAGTGGTGGAATTACCAAACAGGGTTCCCTACGGCTTCCATGCCTTTTTTGTGACAGAGGTTAGTTTCTAAATTTAGTTTCACATAAAACAAGCAAAAATTTATCCAATAATACTAATAATGGGTACAAATATTAATGTGTCaatatgtgattggatgattttaaattaaagatgaagtAATATCTATTCACATGATGACACGTCAATACTTATATTAATGtcaataatattacttatatttatCCATTAAACGTCGTTGATTGTTAACACAAAAATAACATACTTGATGCAATCACAAGAAGCTTGGGTTGGAGTTGATCTGAACTGGCTGGGCTGAAGGAACTAATCTTAAGTTGGAGCTTTAATTTAACAACTTTTATCTAAATCAGTTTGTTTGTTCATTTGATGAcactatttattttgtttgcacATTATTCACCCTTACAATAATACTGTTCACTTTACCACTATACACCAATTGGAATGAgtcaatatttgaattgaactttatgaatttgattcaaacttgagttGAGACTAGACTCGCTTTGGCTTGGATCAAATCCACCCTACAAGAAGCTGCAGTAGATGGCACTGATTAAAACAATAGGATAAAAGAGAAGCTTGATTATTGAAATAACTTGAACTGATGCCCTTAATCGCCTTATAAtgctttatttgtttttgaagcCTATGCCAttgcataaaattttaattgattgttcAACAGGAACAACTGGAAGAACAAGCAAAATTGTAAACTTGGAAGCTGGAGAAAGGGTGCAAAGTCAGAAATTGCAGAAGATAATGGAAAATTAGCAGAAGCATATGTTTTCTTCATTATGTCATAATACgagtttatatatgttatatttgcAAATTATGTTGATCATTATGTCATGTATATGTTTTCTTCTTCATACCTAAGATTACACTCCAATGGTATTACTTACTTTTTGCCGCGAATATACAGTTCCATTTCTCATATTAGAGACCATGGATTTTAAAAATCGGTTAGGCTGGTTTTATACGTTTGACTTGGAATTGGAAGCTAATttgatattagtataatttaGACTTGGTTAGAGCTTTTGAATTAAGATGAATCGCAGCCGAACTGGTTCAAATTTATCAGTTCATGGTTTAATCACATAACTTTCAACCATGAACAGCATATACACTATGGTCATGTATATGCATTCTTCAAGCATGAGATTACACTCCTGTTATATAACACTTTACcatgaatatatatttcaatttctcaTACCAAAATTGAGATAACTATCATAGGATCTCATTGGTTTATGGTTTAATTAATGGCTTTatctcaaaatcaattaaattctaGATTAActaaagataattttgaattcgaatactcagatagttttaaaatttgactcattttacgaaacaaatttaataatttggttCATTTCATCCAAGT contains:
- the LOC123212770 gene encoding carotenoid 9,10(9',10')-cleavage dioxygenase 1, which translates into the protein MATDGDVVVVNPKPQNGLTSKVIDFVESLIVKFMYDTSQPRHYLSGNFAPVSEETPPTKSLTVIGHLPDCLNGEFVRVGPNPKFSPVAGYHWFDGDGMIHGLRIKDGKATYVSRFVRTSRLKQEEFFGGAKFMKVGDLKGLFGLLMVNMQMLRAKLKVLDVSYGTGTGNTALIYHHGKLLALQEADKPYAIKVLEDGDLQTLGMLDYDKRLQHSFTAHPKVDPYTGEMFTFGYSHTPPYITYRVISKDGFMHDPVPITISDPIMMHDFAITENYAIFMDLPLYFRPKEMVKENKLIFTFDATKKARFGVLPRYAKNEAQIRWFELPNCFIFHNANAWEEEEEVVLITCRLENPDLDMVNGTVKEKLENFANELYEMRFNLKTGLASQKKLSAPAVDFPRVNESYTGRKQRYVYGTILDSIAKVTGVIKFDLHAEPEAGKTKLEVGGNVKGIFDLGPGRFGSEAIFVPREPGTSSEEDDGYLIFFVHDEKTGKSRVNVIDAKTMSPDPVAVVELPNRVPYGFHAFFVTEEQLEEQAKL